DNA sequence from the Oryza brachyantha chromosome 5, ObraRS2, whole genome shotgun sequence genome:
GTTCTAAGTtaaacattttcaaatttgaccattgattatagaaaaatgtacTACCATCTACAtcactaaattaattttattaaatccaccattgaacatatttttgttaatatatttattttctattgggaatgttgctatatttttctataaaattagtCAAACTTGAAGAAGTTTGACTTAAGACAAACCAaaagtgacttataatatgaaccaGAGTGAGTACCAACAAACacatatctacatataaagACAAGTATCTTGCGGAGTCCCAAAATAGTGCCATCCAAGAATGTGTGTAgtcaaacaaattataatGTAGACCAAAACTATGGGTACAAATTCGATGTGGCTAGATGAAAGTGACATGAATAAATTTGTGGACCGATATGCTTTCCTATATTGTACTTGTctaatgtttgaaaatatattagggAAAAAATCTATGGCCAAACTCACATCATATTGATTTGCACGAATGAAAGAAGTTAGGAAACTAGTGATTCCATTTCTCCATACTAAAGTGAAATTTAAACATTGTTATATGCACAAAGAATTATCTTAATTGAAACGCTATTAAAGGTGCTCCAAGATTCTGCATAAGGTTGAATTTTTTCTCTAATGCTGTACATATTCTGATACGGTATCCTTTTATAAGACTACCTAAAGGtaatgaagaagaagagtCAAGTCCACCAATGGGTGATTACTGATTGATgcattatttttgaaatttcataaTGGTGGTGACTAATGCACAGGTCCAAGTGGGGAAGTAATGAAGTATTATGCATAACATCTAGAAAATatgcaaatttatttattgcctAGGCATAAATCCACAAATGACAGGCATATGTCGATTAATTACTTGATGTCATGCGAGCTATCACCCTTTACTACTAAGAAAAAGCCATTCTACATTCTGAGATACATTAGCACTTGTTCCCGTACACACCCCTACTACAACAATTCAAGTATACCTTTTACAAGAGGAAATTAGTGGCTATAATCACAAGAaagtaattttacataatGATATCATGCATCATGACATAGTTATGGTGCTAGGAGCTAGAATTACATGTATCCAGTAATGCATAGAGTATAGGAAAATAGTTTTAACTAGCAATGAGCAGCATATGCATGACTAAACCTGATGTGAACATAGCAATGAAAGGATGATGCAGATATTAGGCAATGACCATCAAAAGTTAACATAGTTATGGTGCTAGGAGCTAGAATTACATGTATTTAGTAATGCATAGAGTTTAGGAAATAAGTTTTAACTAGCAATGATCAGCATACACATGACTAAACCTGATGTGAACATAGCAAGGAAAGGATAATGTAGATATTAGGCAATGATAATGAAAAGTTACCATGTCCAACATCAATTTTATCATGAGAAGTTGCAAGAGTGCACAACAATTCTCTTGCATCAAACTCCTTGTGCTCATTGCTGCTGTTGTCAGGCTTTAAAGAATGTGGCGGACTACCTTCAGAATCAGACCCATCTGCAGTTTCTGTCTGTGCAATACTCTAGAAAGGAATGGAGTTCAATTAATCAGTATTTACCATAAGCTCTAGACAACTTAAAGAGTGCTGCCTATATGGAAAACTCACCTCCCATATCCCTTGTCCATTGATGCCATACAAGACTCTTAGAGACACTATTAGTATAGCCATTACACAAATCCGGGTGGGGACTCTAGCAGGATTACTGGACAACCAAAGTTCTGCAGGCATTGCCCACTCATAAATGCGACATGCGTGAGGGAGGATTTTTTCAATTGGTAGAGACAGCACCTTTAAGAAGCGCTGGGCAATCGAGTAGAAATTAACAGAAGGCAGCAACAGGCCTATCCTCTCTGCTATGGAGCCAGCTGCAGCTTCCAGTTGCCATGCTCCAATCACTCGAGTTGGCCTGAACAGCTGCCTTGAATCTAAAGAACAGTGGTTTACAGAACTTCCAAGAAGCCTGTCCACTTCGGTAAACACTGCCATATAAGGAAGCTTTGCCTCCATTACCCACCGGTAAATGTCAGTTGGTAGGATGGTTTCCCGGGCAATATGACAGGCAAGGAAACAAACAGCCAGTGTTGAGTACACAGGTAACATCGTCCTCAATGAGCGCAGAAACAAGAACTCAACTCTGCACTGATTTTTTCGGGCATTGGTCTTCAACACAAACTTCAAGTCTAGGGTGTTGTGGTCGTCTGCACACAAAAGATGCATTCATGTCAAGTTTGTTCTGTTTTTCTGATGGCAACTACTAAAACAATTGTCACCTTCACAGGCAGTAGGCATCTGACTCTCCGTGGCCGCGGCATTGGCAAGCACATTCTGCGCCCACATTTCATCGAATACCTTGGACGCAGCCACCCAACGCAGCCAGATGGTGCCCGCGAGGCCAGCCACGAGCGATCCCACCCGGTGCCGCTCCACCAGCGCCTCCAGCTGCCTCTGCAGGATCACCTGCAGCCCCCGCACGTAGCGCCACCGGACCTGCGCCGCCAGACCATCCGGCTGGCCCCACGTGTCGGCACCAGGCGCGAAGTCCCGCGGCTCGCTCGGCTCGCCCAACTCGTCCATCTCGTCGAAGCccagggcggcggccggggcgcCGTGAGGGGCTGGGATGGATTTGGGGGTGAAAAGCTTGGGGGTCGGGGTGGGCTGGGTCTGGACGTGGCCGGGTGTGATGGGGAAGTCGAAGATGTTGGTGGCGGTGTCCTGGGTGGAGGTGTGGATGGCGGAGCACTGCCGGCACGCGAAGAACCCGTCCTCGGCGTCGTCCGGGCCGTACTCGTCGCCGTGGCCGCAGTACTCGCAGACAAGGCGGATGCGGCTGCCGTCGCCCCCATAGTGGCCCGGCGAGTcgcccccgccaccgccgccgtatTCTTCCATGGGGTGAGGCGCAGGCCCGGcagggagcggcggcggcggcgccggtgcgcGCGCGTGGGGggagagcagagcagagcggcggcgctAGCGATGGGGATGGATCGATCGTGCGGGAGGCGGAGAGAGCTAGCTTTGGTCGTGTACAGACTGTGCACGAATCTCAAAGTAATCCAAGCCATCCAAGAACTGACCGATCGCGATAGGAtacaagagagaaaaaaaatcaggcctcgccgccggccttcTCCACCGCCCTCTCCTCcgaccgccggcggcgtcgactcCACGGCGGCCACGCACCGCAGCCACCCTCGCCTGCTGCAGCGGGCCCTGCGTGCGCTTTgacacccccccccccgggcggcggccgggcgggcgcggggagacGGGGACCGGAGACCATGTCGTCTTCCGCGGACGCGGCCGTCAGCCCTCGCTCCCAGGTAACACCCCGACCTTTGCcgtcttcttctctctctccgtcTCCGCTGCCGCTCGGCGAACCCACCCCCATTTCGATATGACCGAGGGACGCGGTGGTGGCAGCTCGCGCTGGCTTGCTTCGAGGAGCTTCTcgagacggcggtggcggacgtGGCCTCCGAGTGCCACCGCATCGCGCGCCTGGGGCTCGACCGCGGGGTcgacgccgaggaggaggagctccgcgCCTGGGCCGCCCGCGACCATCCCGTGGCCGAGgagggtgggggtggggggaacAAGGGGGCCGTCGACGTCTTC
Encoded proteins:
- the LOC102706198 gene encoding TATA box-binding protein-associated factor RNA polymerase I subunit B is translated as MEEYGGGGGGDSPGHYGGDGSRIRLVCEYCGHGDEYGPDDAEDGFFACRQCSAIHTSTQDTATNIFDFPITPGHVQTQPTPTPKLFTPKSIPAPHGAPAAALGFDEMDELGEPSEPRDFAPGADTWGQPDGLAAQVRWRYVRGLQVILQRQLEALVERHRVGSLVAGLAGTIWLRWVAASKVFDEMWAQNVLANAAATESQMPTACEDDHNTLDLKFVLKTNARKNQCRVEFLFLRSLRTMLPVYSTLAVCFLACHIARETILPTDIYRWVMEAKLPYMAVFTEVDRLLGSSVNHCSLDSRQLFRPTRVIGAWQLEAAAGSIAERIGLLLPSVNFYSIAQRFLKVLSLPIEKILPHACRIYEWAMPAELWLSSNPARVPTRICVMAILIVSLRVLYGINGQGIWESIAQTETADGSDSEGSPPHSLKPDNSSNEHKEFDARELLCTLATSHDKIDVGHDYSKELHSYLKYCKEVIFTGITFSLEEEHIVDIFWDMYKGKEDENAKLSQEEMRTTNGVNKRCRDGTFADAKCFSAPPRNSALQSIKSEMEENGFCYMPPRKRLFSDGYLHYRRKVLYGSLNYVVHADYYILLRSFAKLAEVDVRILHNGVLKLERRLALIEERIGRSLNTLQNLHGEASDELVSD